The Candidatus Eremiobacterota bacterium genome includes a window with the following:
- a CDS encoding GTP cyclohydrolase I FolE2, with product MHTVYVGLGANLGERQSTILAALQRLRKEARVEAVSSFYETPPSHGVAGPAFLNVAAKLTTALEPVAFESFARGIETAIGRQTRTPLAARAIDVDVLLIEGVTANFGRFEVPHPYLASRAFNLIPLAEIAPDVIDPRSGKTIAELAAAVPHERIVRKARAIHFAANRQEEEPDVRLSLNRVGVSSVKHVIRSRIGGRERSFLGDFTMVADLAPDKAGVHMSRFSELLEAATLDVLSRSAKPARVEDLTEQIAREIVGSQGALRADVRLRAEFALERWTPVSGRRTEETYTLVGIAHADANGTRRVVGVEAEGMTACPCAQLMVREHSLRELQDAGFSEADAVRALDALPVATHNQRGRGAVYLGTEPGFAEHVRAEDLVEIVESSMSSETYDLLKRPDEFFIVNKAHHNPKFVEDVVRGILARALDVYADFPDTTYVGATQLNYESIHKHDAFAEAFGLFGEFRRELREGVHVDQKTDLATWLGTRPSPVVAL from the coding sequence ATGCACACCGTCTACGTCGGCCTGGGCGCGAACCTGGGCGAGCGGCAGAGCACGATCCTGGCCGCGCTGCAGCGGCTGCGCAAGGAAGCGCGCGTCGAGGCGGTGTCGTCGTTCTACGAGACGCCGCCCTCGCACGGCGTCGCGGGGCCGGCGTTTCTGAACGTCGCCGCGAAGCTGACGACCGCGCTCGAGCCGGTCGCGTTCGAGTCCTTCGCGCGTGGGATCGAGACGGCGATCGGCCGCCAGACGCGCACCCCGCTCGCCGCGCGCGCGATCGACGTGGACGTCTTGCTGATCGAAGGCGTCACGGCGAACTTCGGGCGGTTCGAGGTGCCGCACCCGTACCTCGCCTCGCGCGCGTTCAACCTGATCCCGCTGGCGGAGATCGCGCCGGACGTGATCGACCCGCGCAGCGGCAAGACGATCGCCGAGCTCGCCGCGGCGGTGCCGCACGAGCGGATCGTGCGCAAGGCGCGCGCGATCCACTTCGCCGCGAACCGGCAAGAAGAAGAGCCCGACGTGCGGCTCTCGCTCAACCGCGTCGGGGTCTCGTCGGTGAAGCACGTGATCCGCAGCCGGATCGGCGGCCGGGAGCGCTCGTTCCTCGGCGACTTCACGATGGTCGCCGACTTGGCGCCCGACAAGGCCGGCGTGCACATGTCGCGCTTCTCGGAGCTGCTGGAAGCCGCGACGCTCGACGTGCTCTCGCGCAGCGCGAAGCCGGCGCGCGTCGAGGACCTCACCGAGCAGATCGCGCGCGAGATCGTCGGCTCGCAAGGCGCGCTGCGCGCCGACGTGCGGCTGCGCGCGGAGTTCGCGCTCGAGCGCTGGACCCCGGTCAGCGGCCGGCGCACCGAGGAGACGTACACGCTGGTCGGGATCGCGCACGCCGACGCAAACGGCACGCGCCGCGTCGTCGGCGTCGAAGCGGAGGGCATGACCGCCTGCCCGTGCGCGCAGCTGATGGTCCGCGAGCACTCGCTGCGCGAGCTGCAGGACGCGGGGTTCAGCGAAGCCGACGCGGTGCGCGCGCTCGACGCGCTGCCGGTCGCGACGCACAACCAGCGCGGGCGCGGCGCGGTCTACCTCGGGACCGAGCCGGGCTTCGCCGAGCACGTCCGCGCCGAGGACTTGGTGGAGATCGTCGAGTCGTCGATGTCGAGCGAGACGTACGATCTGCTCAAGCGTCCCGACGAGTTCTTCATCGTCAACAAGGCGCACCACAACCCGAAGTTCGTCGAGGACGTCGTGCGCGGGATCCTCGCGCGCGCGCTGGACGTCTACGCCGACTTCCCCGACACGACGTACGTCGGCGCGACCCAGCTCAACTACGAGTCGATCCACAAGCACGACGCGTTCGCCGAGGCGTTCGGCCTGTTCGGCGAGTTCCGCCGCGAGCTCCGCGAAGGCGTCCACGTCGACCAAAAAACCGACCTCGCCACCTGGCTCGGCACCCGCCCCTCCCCGGTAGTAGCGCTCTAG
- a CDS encoding XRE family transcriptional regulator: MKKTTGPSDEKVKITRRTGNIFAQLNRTDADELLRKSRILNVINEVIEERQLNQSTAAQVLGIDQADVSRLMRGKLSRFSLDRLMTLVDRLHVAINLHQKRDAKGRLIVKVERKGPSVRSRRPGYSLTERETPWRRI; the protein is encoded by the coding sequence ATGAAGAAAACTACCGGACCAAGCGATGAAAAAGTTAAGATCACCCGCCGCACCGGAAACATCTTCGCGCAACTCAACCGGACTGACGCTGACGAGCTCCTACGGAAGTCGCGCATCCTGAACGTCATTAACGAAGTCATCGAAGAACGTCAGCTCAACCAGTCCACAGCAGCGCAAGTTCTCGGGATCGACCAAGCCGACGTCTCGCGCCTCATGCGCGGAAAGCTGAGTCGCTTCTCCCTGGACCGTCTGATGACGCTCGTCGACCGGCTGCACGTCGCGATAAATCTTCATCAGAAGCGCGACGCGAAGGGTCGGCTTATCGTCAAGGTCGAGCGGAAGGGACCCTCCGTGCGTAGCCGCCGGCCCGGCTACTCCTTGACCGAGCGCGAGACGCCGTGGAGACGTATCTAA
- a CDS encoding type II toxin-antitoxin system RelE/ParE family toxin, which translates to MGSAYEDLVALPEDVQDEIGYALDLAQHGKKAGYAKPMHGGDLRYVMEIVAHDDHNREIRAQYTTKFHGVVYVLDVFVKKSKSGSETPKRDEDRTRQRYRQAKEYYEENYRTKR; encoded by the coding sequence ATGGGCTCCGCGTACGAAGACCTTGTCGCGCTGCCTGAAGATGTCCAAGATGAAATCGGATACGCGCTCGACCTCGCTCAACACGGAAAGAAGGCGGGTTACGCCAAGCCGATGCACGGCGGCGACCTCCGGTACGTCATGGAAATCGTGGCCCACGACGATCACAACCGCGAGATACGCGCCCAATACACGACCAAATTTCATGGCGTCGTCTACGTCCTCGATGTCTTCGTGAAAAAGTCGAAGTCAGGGAGCGAGACTCCGAAGCGGGACGAGGATCGTACCCGTCAGCGCTACAGGCAAGCGAAGGAGTACTATGAAGAAAACTACCGGACCAAGCGATGA
- the ugpC gene encoding sn-glycerol-3-phosphate ABC transporter ATP-binding protein UgpC, producing MASVRLQSVSKRFGETVVVDGVTLEIADREFVVLVGPSGCGKSTTLRMIAGLETTSGGDIFIGERRVNELGPKDRDVAMVFQNYALYPHMNVYDNMAFGLRMRSVPKAQIDERVKEAAEILGLGPLLKRKPKELSGGQRQRAALGRAIVRHPAVFLMDEPLSNLDAKLRVQTRGEIVKLQQRVATTMIYVTHDQVEAMTMGHRIVVMKDGVVQQVAPPQDVYDLPANQFVAGFIGSPTMSFLPCRLEAEGDALFARGPSFSLRIPDARKAAVGNAMNGEATLGVRPEDVVLHANGAGAISAVVDVVEPLGSEQVLYFTAVGAQLTARAPAHATIAAGDMIPLGINPDRMHLFDATTGVAYF from the coding sequence ATGGCTTCGGTGCGGCTGCAGTCGGTCAGCAAGCGGTTCGGCGAAACGGTCGTGGTCGACGGGGTCACGCTGGAGATCGCCGACCGCGAGTTCGTCGTGCTGGTCGGGCCGTCGGGCTGCGGGAAATCGACGACGCTGCGGATGATCGCCGGTCTGGAGACGACGAGCGGCGGCGACATCTTCATCGGCGAGCGGCGCGTCAACGAGCTTGGCCCGAAGGACCGCGACGTCGCGATGGTGTTCCAGAACTACGCGCTCTACCCGCACATGAACGTCTACGACAACATGGCGTTCGGGCTGCGGATGCGCAGCGTTCCGAAGGCGCAGATCGACGAGCGCGTCAAGGAGGCGGCGGAGATCCTCGGGCTCGGCCCGCTGCTGAAGCGCAAGCCGAAGGAGCTTTCGGGCGGACAGCGCCAGCGCGCCGCGCTCGGCCGCGCGATCGTCCGCCATCCGGCGGTCTTCCTGATGGACGAGCCGCTCTCGAACCTCGACGCGAAGCTGCGCGTGCAGACGCGCGGCGAGATCGTGAAGCTGCAGCAGCGCGTCGCGACGACGATGATCTACGTGACGCACGATCAGGTCGAGGCGATGACGATGGGCCACCGGATCGTCGTGATGAAGGACGGCGTCGTGCAGCAGGTGGCGCCGCCGCAAGACGTCTACGACCTTCCCGCGAACCAGTTCGTCGCCGGCTTCATCGGCTCGCCGACGATGAGCTTTCTGCCCTGCCGCCTTGAAGCGGAAGGCGACGCGCTCTTCGCCCGCGGTCCGTCGTTCTCGCTGCGCATCCCCGACGCGCGCAAAGCCGCCGTCGGCAACGCGATGAACGGCGAGGCGACGCTCGGCGTGCGCCCCGAGGATGTCGTTCTGCACGCGAACGGCGCCGGCGCGATCTCCGCGGTGGTGGACGTCGTCGAACCGCTCGGCTCCGAGCAAGTCCTCTACTTCACCGCTGTCGGCGCCCAGCTCACCGCCCGCGCCCCCGCTCACGCCACGATCGCCGCCGGCGACATGATCCCGCTCGGCATCAACCCCGACCGCATGCACCTCTTCGACGCAACCACAGGGGTCGCGTACTTCTAG
- a CDS encoding TOBE domain-containing protein yields the protein MRPEDVALHANGAGAISAVVDVVEPLGSEQVLYFTAGGQLTAPAHATIAAGDTIALSINPDRMHLFDTTTGAAYF from the coding sequence GTGCGCCCCGAGGACGTCGCGCTCCACGCGAACGGCGCGGGCGCGATCTCCGCGGTGGTGGACGTGGTCGAACCGCTCGGCTCCGAGCAAGTTCTCTACTTCACCGCCGGCGGCCAGCTCACCGCCCCCGCCCACGCCACGATCGCCGCCGGCGACACCATCGCCCTCAGCATCAACCCCGACCGCATGCACCTCTTCGACACCACCACCGGCGCCGCGTACTTTTAG